In the Candidatus Brocadiia bacterium genome, one interval contains:
- a CDS encoding NfeD family protein, with the protein MPMIELVFIGCFILGLAYAVISTIFSGIFGGGHEGGPESGGFDASHDVAGHMDTGGADSGAIHFSPLSPVIIAMFVTAFGGMGMVCLKFFKFSVYASIPVAVLGGIVTAGVTFFLFAALFKATQGSSESRQVEMVGLEAEVITTIPVEGLGEVAYVAKETRYTASARSAYKTEIKAHSVVTIEKIVGNTFFVKPAESSKIL; encoded by the coding sequence ATGCCTATGATTGAGCTGGTTTTTATCGGGTGTTTTATTCTTGGTTTGGCCTATGCGGTTATTTCCACGATTTTTAGCGGGATTTTTGGCGGTGGTCACGAGGGCGGTCCGGAATCGGGCGGCTTTGATGCTAGCCACGACGTGGCCGGCCACATGGATACCGGCGGGGCGGATTCCGGTGCCATCCACTTTTCACCGCTCAGTCCGGTAATCATCGCTATGTTCGTGACCGCTTTCGGCGGTATGGGCATGGTCTGCCTTAAGTTCTTTAAGTTCTCGGTTTATGCCAGCATTCCTGTGGCGGTGTTGGGCGGTATCGTAACCGCCGGCGTTACTTTCTTCCTGTTTGCGGCATTATTCAAAGCCACCCAGGGCAGCAGTGAATCACGCCAGGTTGAGATGGTCGGATTGGAAGCCGAGGTTATTACCACTATCCCGGTTGAAGGTTTGGGCGAGGTGGCTTACGTGGCCAAGGAAACACGTTATACCGCGTCGGCCCGTTCTGCCTATAAAACCGAAATCAAAGCGCATTCTGTTGTAACCATAGAGAAAATAGTCGGTAATACGTTTTTCGTCAAACCGGCGGAGAGTTCCAAGATTTTATAA
- a CDS encoding carbonic anhydrase, with the protein MSLEQFIKVSREFMKNTPAQSLSEIKSRCRWAIVTCTCCELMDFINKALGLKRGEAVFIQNAGNTITSFDNSVLRSLAVAIYVVGAKEVAIIGHTHCGMRIDVAKLTDSFKKYNKTREMIKADDLREWFGVINDEENNVRKVVESVRQSDIIPQEIPVYGLMINSETGELKEVHHSLAQTTQAGVVHTETEIPTADLAQDEAHRLVAQQSARPRPAQQQPARTDGRSGGTTGKPDSFEDFAKQITNPAKGNQPRPKRLR; encoded by the coding sequence ATGTCTTTAGAGCAGTTTATCAAAGTCAGTCGGGAGTTTATGAAGAATACACCGGCGCAGTCGCTGTCAGAAATCAAGTCTCGTTGCCGCTGGGCTATCGTAACCTGCACGTGTTGCGAACTGATGGATTTCATCAACAAGGCGCTGGGACTGAAACGGGGCGAGGCGGTTTTTATCCAGAACGCCGGCAATACCATCACATCCTTCGATAACAGCGTGCTCCGCTCGCTGGCCGTGGCTATCTACGTGGTCGGCGCCAAGGAAGTTGCCATTATCGGCCATACTCATTGCGGCATGCGCATTGACGTGGCCAAGCTGACCGATTCGTTCAAGAAATACAACAAAACTCGTGAGATGATAAAGGCCGACGACCTGCGCGAATGGTTCGGCGTTATTAACGACGAGGAAAACAACGTCCGCAAGGTGGTCGAGTCTGTCCGGCAGTCGGACATCATCCCGCAGGAGATACCTGTCTACGGGCTGATGATTAACTCCGAAACGGGCGAACTGAAAGAGGTTCATCACAGCCTGGCTCAAACGACGCAGGCCGGGGTTGTTCATACTGAGACGGAGATTCCCACGGCCGACCTGGCGCAGGATGAGGCGCACCGTTTGGTGGCACAGCAGTCTGCCCGGCCAAGGCCGGCACAGCAACAGCCTGCCCGAACTGACGGCCGGTCAGGCGGGACGACCGGTAAGCCGGACTCTTTTGAAGATTTTGCCAAGCAGATAACCAATCCGGCCAAAGGGAATCAACCAAGACCTAAAAGATTAAGGTGA
- a CDS encoding PTS sugar transporter subunit IIA, producing the protein MQLTVKDAAKFLNIPEKTIYRMIKNGEIPACQVLDQFRFNKSELLEWALERKINVNLDSFSQETELGANTPLPTISDALREGGVFYRVGGKDMQSVLQSIVKILNLPESINRELLLKVLLARESLASTGIGGGIAIPHVRNPIIVQSAKPQIALCFPGNPVDFHAIDGKPVSALFVLICPNIRLHLYLLSRLAFILQNESFKEVLKRQGLSNEIFSVLNDIDTNPVKNEESAAE; encoded by the coding sequence ATGCAACTAACAGTTAAAGATGCCGCTAAGTTCCTGAATATCCCCGAAAAAACCATATATCGCATGATAAAAAATGGCGAGATACCTGCTTGCCAAGTTTTAGACCAATTCCGTTTCAATAAATCGGAGCTTTTAGAGTGGGCATTAGAGCGCAAGATTAATGTAAATCTGGACAGCTTTTCACAGGAAACCGAACTGGGCGCAAATACCCCTTTACCAACCATATCCGATGCCTTACGTGAAGGTGGTGTTTTTTACCGCGTCGGAGGGAAGGATATGCAGTCTGTTCTGCAATCCATAGTTAAGATATTAAATCTCCCCGAAAGCATAAACCGCGAATTACTTCTAAAGGTGCTGTTGGCGCGGGAATCATTGGCTTCCACCGGAATAGGCGGTGGCATCGCTATACCGCATGTGCGCAACCCGATAATTGTGCAATCCGCTAAACCACAAATCGCATTATGCTTCCCGGGAAACCCTGTTGATTTCCATGCCATAGACGGGAAACCTGTTTCCGCTCTTTTCGTTTTAATCTGCCCCAATATTCGGTTACATCTTTATCTTCTTTCCCGCCTGGCATTTATACTACAGAATGAGTCTTTCAAAGAAGTCTTAAAGCGCCAAGGACTGAGCAATGAAATATTCAGCGTGCTGAACGACATTGACACCAACCCCGTTAAAAACGAGGAGAGCGCCGCAGAATGA
- a CDS encoding proton-conducting transporter membrane subunit: MILFIFALLILLLGGIGSLLMSHTPRIGFKIGSYGAIAGSLIGLISTILMLINGLTETAVFNWGIPGAEISLEIDGLSGFFLTAIFFLSTLSGIYGSGYLDALAKKAARSWFWFNWLIISMAIVVASRNTILFLFSWEIMSLSSFFLVIFDGENEASRDSAWIYLIATHIGTAFLTVMFLIAGSQTGSFDFNGLSNTHLYGKYFADLFFIFSVIGFGVKAGFFPMHVWLPEAHPAAPSHVSALMSGVMIKTGIYALIRFVLISGTIPAWWGFALVIIGISSGILGVIFALAQHDIKRLLAYHSMENIGIICLGLGIGLLGISYNQPVMVFLGLAGGLMHVLNHSLFKGLLFLSAGAVMHSTHERNIEKLGGLLKRMPVTGASFLIGAIAICGLPPLNGFISEWLIFSAALQGVLANTYHLMIPSISVIIALVIIGGLALACFTKAFGIGFLGEPRNKAAAQAHDPGTSMKFPMLAISLACIAIGVYPLFFISAISKVFALTNGLAIYSILPKDTAASMQAISLSFVCLILLITAIVVFRKYLSPKAKAQKTVTWDCGYAQPNSRMQYTASSFAQPFLPLIGFFQKLSYDRKLPEGVFPSEAHFESHSADIARAILFNPLFRIAYNLLHRIKVMQQGRVQIYVLYIALTLLLLIIFGM; this comes from the coding sequence ATGATATTATTTATTTTCGCATTACTTATTCTGCTTTTGGGCGGTATCGGTTCATTGCTAATGAGCCATACGCCGCGCATCGGATTTAAGATCGGAAGTTACGGCGCTATTGCCGGCTCTTTAATCGGGCTTATTTCTACCATATTAATGCTTATTAATGGACTTACAGAAACAGCTGTTTTCAACTGGGGCATACCGGGTGCCGAAATATCACTTGAAATCGACGGCCTTTCGGGCTTTTTCCTCACGGCTATTTTCTTCCTGTCCACCCTGTCGGGCATTTACGGCTCGGGATATTTGGATGCCCTGGCAAAAAAAGCCGCCCGGTCATGGTTCTGGTTTAACTGGTTGATTATCAGCATGGCCATTGTCGTGGCGTCCAGAAATACCATCCTATTCTTGTTCAGCTGGGAAATCATGTCCCTGTCCTCATTTTTCCTGGTTATATTTGATGGAGAAAACGAGGCAAGCAGGGATTCAGCCTGGATTTATCTTATCGCCACCCATATAGGAACAGCGTTTTTAACCGTTATGTTTCTTATCGCCGGAAGCCAAACCGGTTCGTTTGATTTCAACGGTTTGAGTAATACACATCTATACGGTAAATATTTTGCAGACCTGTTTTTTATCTTTTCCGTCATCGGGTTCGGCGTAAAGGCCGGGTTCTTCCCAATGCATGTATGGCTACCGGAAGCACATCCGGCCGCGCCATCTCATGTTTCCGCATTGATGTCTGGGGTAATGATTAAAACCGGCATTTACGCGCTGATTAGATTCGTGCTTATTTCCGGGACTATCCCGGCTTGGTGGGGTTTTGCTCTGGTTATTATCGGGATATCATCGGGCATTTTGGGCGTGATATTCGCGCTCGCCCAGCATGATATAAAACGGTTACTAGCCTACCACAGCATGGAAAATATCGGAATCATCTGCCTGGGACTCGGCATCGGACTGCTCGGAATAAGCTATAACCAGCCGGTCATGGTTTTCTTGGGATTGGCCGGAGGCCTGATGCATGTATTAAACCATTCCCTCTTCAAGGGTTTGCTGTTTCTCAGCGCCGGCGCGGTAATGCATTCCACTCACGAACGGAATATTGAAAAGCTGGGCGGCTTGCTGAAAAGGATGCCCGTAACAGGCGCCTCGTTCCTGATAGGCGCCATCGCCATATGCGGACTTCCGCCTTTAAACGGGTTCATCAGCGAGTGGCTGATTTTCTCGGCTGCGTTACAGGGTGTTTTGGCAAATACTTACCATCTTATGATACCGTCCATATCCGTGATAATCGCGCTGGTAATAATCGGCGGATTGGCCCTGGCCTGTTTTACCAAAGCTTTCGGGATAGGTTTCCTGGGCGAGCCCCGTAACAAAGCAGCCGCCCAGGCGCATGACCCCGGCACCAGCATGAAATTCCCCATGCTGGCCATATCATTAGCCTGTATCGCCATCGGAGTTTACCCGCTGTTTTTCATTTCGGCCATATCAAAGGTATTTGCATTGACAAACGGCCTGGCCATTTACAGCATATTACCCAAGGATACGGCCGCATCAATGCAGGCCATCTCCCTGTCGTTTGTCTGCTTGATTCTCCTTATCACGGCCATTGTGGTTTTCCGCAAATATTTATCCCCAAAGGCAAAAGCCCAAAAAACCGTAACCTGGGATTGCGGATATGCGCAGCCGAACAGCCGGATGCAGTATACCGCATCCTCGTTTGCCCAGCCGTTTTTGCCGTTGATAGGTTTCTTCCAGAAACTGTCCTATGACCGGAAATTACCCGAAGGCGTATTCCCTTCGGAGGCACATTTTGAATCACACAGCGCGGATATAGCCCGGGCGATACTTTTCAATCCCCTTTTCCGAATCGCATATAACTTGCTTCACCGGATAAAAGTGATGCAGCAAGGACGGGTCCAGATTTATGTGCTCTATATCGCGCTGACTTTGCTGTTACTGATTATTTTCGGCATGTAA